The proteins below are encoded in one region of Cherax quadricarinatus isolate ZL_2023a chromosome 92, ASM3850222v1, whole genome shotgun sequence:
- the LOC138855392 gene encoding uncharacterized protein has translation MASECESCAFSFYDIISNFSGENQCAVQLFLQHGVVVSASDCPSCRKPTKIYVNRKIFRTLLEKCHMTPSQNLLFINEFLRKDFTRCAIKENMNITSRNIVDWKNFCDLVCLHWMNEQEAIGGIGSIIEISESKFGKKKYSRGCVMDGIWVFGGIDRDTKKHFIVPLDSKESATLIPLCQKYIKPGSTIHSDSWEAYSELNDLGYNHQTVNHSRDFVTPDVGIHTNTISKLWKNIQCWVLRAGNKKTHYKKYFARFLFTYVHSDHRTILHHFLRAIARAFPPCTVSTTVE, from the coding sequence ATGGCTTCTGAGTGTGAAAGTTGTGCATTTAGTTTTTATGACATAATTAGCAACTTCAGTGGAGAAAATCAGTGTGCAGTGCAACTATTCCTGCAACATGGAGTCGTTGTGTCAGCCAGTGACTGTCCCAGCTGCAGGAAACCAACCAAGATATACGTAAACCGTAAGATTTTTAGAACGTTGCTTGAAAAATGTCATATGACACCGAGTCAGAATTTATTATTCATTAACGAGTTTCTGAGGAAAGATTTTACCAGGTGTGCCATCAAGGAAAACATGAACATCACATCAAGAAACATCGTCGACTGGAAGAATTTCTGCGATTTAGTGTGTTTACACTGGATGAATGAGCAAGAAGCTATTGGTGGCATAGGAAGCATTATCGAAATAAGTGAGAGTAAGTTTGGTAAAAAAAAGTACAGTCGAGGCTGTGTCATGGATGGCATTTGGGTGTTCGGTGGCATTGACCGCGACACCAAAAAACACTTCATCGTGCCACTGGACAGCAAGGAATCTGCAACATTAATCCCTCTCTGCCAAAAATATATCAAGCCTGGCTCAACAATTCACAGTGACTCCTGGGAGGCCTATTCCGAGCTGAATGATCTTGGGTACAACCACCAGACGGTGAATCACAGTCGAGATTTTGTTACTCCGGATGTGGGAATTCATACCAACACTATTTCAAAGCTGTGGAAAAATATTCAGTGCTGGGTGCTGAGGGCAGGCAACAAGAAAACACATTATAAGAAGTATTTTGCACGATTCTTGTTCACTTACGTTCACTCTGACCACCGCACTATACTTCACCACTTCCTGAGGGCCATAGCACGTGCCTTTCCACCCTGTACAGTAAGTACCACTGTAGAATAA